Proteins co-encoded in one Coxiella burnetii genomic window:
- a CDS encoding CBU_1677 family Dot/Icm type IV secretion system effector, which yields MDAIDFLTKEHEKVRNAFAEIKDESHREETQRKLFDTLCAMLIRHETMEQKLWYPRLKKFNNLDKIIKHLISEEKDAEKMIKELKKVNEHQAWEKKLVKLNNDVERHASEEEERLFPKVAEMLSEKELKEIGREMQELAKSVSH from the coding sequence ATGGACGCCATTGATTTTCTCACCAAAGAACATGAAAAAGTTAGAAATGCGTTTGCGGAAATCAAAGATGAAAGTCATCGGGAGGAAACTCAACGAAAATTATTCGATACACTTTGTGCAATGCTTATTCGACATGAAACCATGGAGCAAAAATTATGGTATCCGCGCCTTAAAAAGTTTAATAATTTAGATAAAATCATAAAACACCTCATTTCTGAGGAAAAAGATGCTGAGAAAATGATCAAAGAGTTAAAAAAAGTGAACGAACATCAGGCGTGGGAAAAGAAGCTTGTTAAATTGAATAATGACGTTGAACGCCATGCTTCAGAAGAAGAGGAGCGGCTTTTCCCAAAGGTCGCGGAAATGTTGAGTGAAAAAGAATTAAAAGAGATTGGAAGAGAAATGCAGGAACTCGCGAAGTCGGTCAGTCATTGA
- the speG gene encoding spermidine N1-acetyltransferase, translating into MLLGKKIRLSALEREDLKFVHELNNNLSIMSYWFEEPYESYRELEDLHIKHIHDQSERRFIIKDLKDNKVGLVELTEIDFIHRRCEFAIIISPGEEGKGYATEATDLTVEYAFSILNLHKIYLLVDEDNPAALHIYRKSGFAEEGKLVDEYYSKGRYRTAIRMYVLKKSL; encoded by the coding sequence ATGCTGTTAGGCAAAAAAATTCGATTATCCGCATTGGAAAGAGAAGATTTAAAATTCGTCCATGAATTAAATAATAATCTTTCTATAATGTCTTACTGGTTTGAAGAACCTTATGAGTCTTATAGGGAGCTCGAAGACCTTCATATAAAACATATCCATGACCAGTCGGAAAGACGATTTATTATTAAAGACCTTAAGGATAACAAAGTTGGTCTGGTGGAACTGACGGAAATTGATTTTATCCATCGCCGCTGTGAATTCGCTATTATCATTTCCCCGGGCGAAGAAGGTAAAGGCTACGCCACAGAAGCGACTGATCTTACTGTGGAATACGCTTTCAGCATCCTGAACCTTCATAAAATCTATCTTTTAGTAGACGAGGACAATCCAGCCGCCCTTCATATTTACCGCAAAAGTGGATTTGCTGAAGAAGGAAAACTCGTTGATGAATACTACAGCAAAGGGCGCTACCGTACGGCCATACGAATGTATGTTCTCAAAAAATCTTTGTAA